The Pricia mediterranea genome includes a window with the following:
- the gmk gene encoding guanylate kinase gives MKGGKLIIFSAPSGSGKTTIVRHLLEQPDLNLAFSISATSRPRRIKEKNGEHYYFMSISEFKNNIKNDKFLEWEEVYRDNFYGTLKSEVERLWAEGKNVIFDIDVAGGLRIKRKFPKETLAVFVKPPSVDELKIRLKKRSTESDDKINMRIAKASVELATAPQFDKIIKNYDLDTALQEAHDLVAEFIAEEAD, from the coding sequence ATGAAAGGCGGCAAACTTATTATATTTTCGGCACCATCCGGTAGCGGAAAGACAACTATCGTACGGCATCTCTTGGAGCAGCCTGATCTTAACCTCGCTTTTTCAATCTCTGCAACTTCGCGGCCTCGTAGGATAAAGGAGAAAAATGGGGAGCATTACTACTTTATGTCCATATCCGAATTTAAGAACAACATAAAGAACGACAAGTTTTTAGAATGGGAAGAGGTGTACCGCGATAATTTCTACGGCACCTTGAAAAGCGAAGTCGAAAGATTATGGGCCGAAGGCAAGAATGTGATTTTCGATATCGATGTAGCGGGAGGATTGCGTATCAAGCGAAAATTTCCAAAAGAGACCTTGGCGGTTTTCGTAAAGCCCCCCAGTGTAGACGAACTCAAGATTAGACTTAAGAAGCGGAGTACCGAAAGCGATGATAAAATCAATATGCGTATCGCAAAGGCCTCCGTAGAGCTGGCCACCGCCCCGCAGTTCGATAAGATCATCAAAAATTACGATCTGGACACCGCGCTGCAGGAAGCCCATGATCTGGTTGCCGAGTTTATTGCCGAGGAAGCTGACTAA
- the nadD gene encoding nicotinate (nicotinamide) nucleotide adenylyltransferase encodes MIKTGLYFGTFNPIHIGHMVIANHMVEFSDLDEVWFVITPQSPFKKKKSLLDNNHRYQMVYEAVEDYPKLKPSKIEFDLSQPNYTVDTLVHLNEKYGDGHRFSLIMGEDNLKGFHKWKNYEVILEHHDIYVYPRISRERRANLFDRHPKIQMVEAPIMEISSTFIRKHYKMGKNVRPLLPGKVWKYMDEMNFYK; translated from the coding sequence ATGATAAAAACGGGACTTTATTTTGGAACCTTTAACCCGATCCACATCGGGCACATGGTCATCGCCAACCATATGGTCGAGTTCTCCGATTTGGATGAGGTCTGGTTCGTTATCACCCCACAGAGTCCGTTTAAGAAAAAGAAATCCCTGCTCGATAATAATCACAGATATCAGATGGTCTATGAGGCCGTAGAGGATTATCCAAAGCTGAAACCCAGCAAAATCGAGTTTGATTTGTCGCAACCCAATTATACGGTGGATACCTTAGTGCATTTAAACGAAAAATACGGTGATGGGCATCGCTTTTCGCTGATTATGGGCGAAGACAACCTAAAGGGATTCCACAAATGGAAGAATTACGAAGTTATTTTAGAACACCATGATATTTATGTATATCCGAGAATCTCTCGGGAGCGCCGCGCAAACCTGTTTGATCGTCATCCTAAGATTCAGATGGTCGAGGCACCGATAATGGAAATTTCATCCACCTTTATCCGAAAACATTATAAGATGGGCAAAAATGTGCGGCCGTTGCTTCCCGGAAAAGTCTGGAAATATATGGATGAGATGAATTTTTACAAGTGA
- a CDS encoding transposase: protein MDATCYESNMRYPTNVKLLWECTDWLHRLLKKVCGEKKVAMPRSKYLKWKKRYVSYSKMKRKTKKKRDALTRALLLLTEKFSAELDRMEGEHGLAFTVDQYVRRAAARKVREQQYALFHHGVRPEGRIVSLDRPYVRPIVRGKEKKPVEFGAKVHKFQVGGIGFIEHLSFDAFHEGIRFRKTVLDAQGLTRTKVKIVGADAIYATNKNRKFATGNGIRTDFKRKGRAGKHEGHRKKLAAAITKERAARLEGSFGNDKEHYGLKRIRARTKATEILWIFFGIHTANALEIGRRMASARLAKAA, encoded by the coding sequence ATGGACGCCACCTGCTACGAGAGCAACATGCGGTACCCTACAAATGTAAAACTGCTCTGGGAATGTACCGACTGGCTGCACCGGCTGCTCAAAAAGGTATGCGGGGAAAAAAAGGTCGCCATGCCGCGCAGCAAGTACCTGAAATGGAAAAAGCGGTACGTGTCCTACAGCAAGATGAAGAGGAAGACCAAGAAGAAGCGGGATGCGCTGACCAGGGCCCTGCTCCTGCTGACCGAAAAGTTCTCGGCGGAACTGGACCGTATGGAAGGGGAGCACGGCCTGGCGTTCACCGTGGACCAGTACGTGCGCAGGGCCGCGGCCAGGAAGGTACGGGAACAACAGTACGCCCTGTTCCACCACGGCGTGCGGCCCGAGGGCCGCATCGTCAGCCTTGACAGGCCCTATGTCAGGCCGATCGTCAGGGGCAAGGAGAAAAAGCCGGTGGAGTTCGGTGCCAAGGTGCACAAGTTCCAGGTGGGCGGCATCGGCTTTATCGAGCACCTATCCTTCGACGCCTTCCACGAGGGGATACGCTTCCGCAAGACCGTCCTGGACGCGCAGGGCCTGACCCGTACCAAGGTCAAGATCGTAGGGGCCGATGCCATCTACGCGACCAACAAAAATCGGAAGTTCGCCACCGGGAACGGTATCCGTACCGACTTCAAGCGCAAGGGAAGGGCCGGCAAACACGAGGGGCACCGTAAGAAACTGGCGGCGGCCATCACCAAGGAAAGGGCCGCCCGCCTGGAGGGCAGCTTCGGCAACGACAAGGAACACTACGGCCTCAAAAGAATAAGGGCCCGCACCAAGGCTACGGAGATCCTCTGGATATTTTTCGGCATCCACACCGCCAACGCCCTTGAGATCGGCAGGCGCATGGCCTCGGCCCGCCTGGCAAAAGCAGCCTGA
- a CDS encoding CAP domain-containing protein: MAVILLTFSCSKENSIDNDDSQSPDTDNTTDKTVDEASRSAAIQLYEDYYVSSSASASDVSWTGSEPDCQPGEVPQETMDKIFMRLLYFRKAAGLHNNIAEDSSKSEKAQRAALMMHANGALDHDPPTDWKCYSQAGHEGAGNSLLASTRNADAIDTYIRDRGNENYPVGHRRWLLWPKLQEIGVGNTSSYNAIWVLGNSGEPPSDAPEFIAWPPPGYLPKQLAYARWSFSIAKADFERTEITMTTDTGENIAMETEELTGIYGDNTIVWKPEINTSTFSEDTTFMVRVTNVGIAGEMRDFAYKTVLFDSTK; this comes from the coding sequence ATGGCCGTAATTTTGCTGACATTTTCCTGCAGCAAAGAAAATTCGATCGACAACGATGACTCCCAGTCGCCGGATACCGATAATACTACGGACAAAACCGTCGATGAAGCTTCCCGCTCGGCCGCAATACAGTTGTATGAGGATTACTATGTATCCTCGAGCGCGTCTGCATCTGATGTATCATGGACCGGTAGCGAGCCCGATTGCCAACCCGGGGAGGTGCCCCAAGAAACCATGGACAAGATTTTTATGCGGTTGTTGTATTTTAGAAAAGCAGCGGGACTTCACAACAATATCGCCGAAGATAGCTCGAAAAGCGAAAAGGCACAAAGGGCAGCCTTGATGATGCACGCGAACGGCGCCCTCGACCACGACCCCCCGACCGATTGGAAATGTTATTCCCAAGCTGGGCACGAGGGCGCGGGCAATTCGCTTTTGGCCTCTACCAGAAACGCAGATGCCATAGACACCTACATCCGGGACCGGGGTAACGAGAATTATCCGGTCGGGCACCGCAGGTGGTTGCTATGGCCAAAGCTTCAGGAAATTGGGGTGGGAAATACTAGCAGCTACAATGCAATATGGGTCTTGGGCAATTCGGGGGAACCTCCCTCCGATGCCCCGGAATTTATAGCTTGGCCCCCACCTGGCTACCTGCCAAAACAACTCGCCTACGCTCGCTGGTCTTTTTCTATTGCTAAGGCAGATTTTGAGAGGACGGAAATTACTATGACAACGGATACAGGAGAAAATATAGCCATGGAAACCGAAGAGCTGACCGGCATTTACGGGGACAATACTATCGTTTGGAAACCTGAGATAAACACCAGTACATTCAGCGAGGACACTACCTTCATGGTGCGGGTCACCAATGTCGGCATAGCCGGGGAAATGAGGGATTTTGCGTATAAAACGGTGCTTTTTGATTCCACAAAATAA